The window TGTTGATTGATGAAATCGACAAGGCAGACATCGAATTCCCCAACGACCTTTTGCAAGAGCTCGATAAGATGGAGTTCTTTGTCTACGAAACCGGTGAGACGATCAAAGCAAAGATCCGGCCGATTGTGATCATCACTTCCAACAATGAAAAAGAGCTGCCCGATGCGTTCCTGCGCCGCTGCTTTTTCCACTACATCCAGTTCCCCGATATGGAGACGCTCAAGAAGATCGTCGAAGTTCACCACCCCGGTATCAAAGCAGAGTTGCTGACGACCGCCCTCACCCAGTTTTACGAAATCCGTGAACAGCAGGGCCTGAAGAAAAAGCCCTCTACATCCGAAGTCATCGACTGGCTCAAGCTGCTGTTGGCCGAAGATATGGATGCCAAGGACCTGAAATCGGATGGTACGTCGGCGCTGCCGAAACTGCATGGCGCGCTTTTGAAAAACGAACAAGACGTGCACCTGTTCGAGCGTCTGGCCTTTATGGCCCGCGGCGGACGTTAAGACATGCGCAGCGGCGGCGGTCCGGATGATCCAGACCGAACGCCGCTGCTTTTCAATCCAGCGTTGCAGACGTCATCTGCCCTGTTCCCAGTAGCAGATCACGGTCCGCGACGCCGCCTTTGGCTGCCGCGCGGGTCACAATATCGCTTTAATCCGGCCAATTAACACCTGTGACTTTTTCGCATCCGCGAACACAGGCCTGCCCAAATCGTTAAAAATTGCCTCTACTTTGCCTTGAATGCTCCCTACCGTGAACAGGTTGAGAGGCGAAAAGATCTCCAATTGAAGCTCAAAAGGGCAGGCAGGCAGAGTATGAGTATCCGGAACGCACGTGTTGTGCGCGCAACTTTTGCGCGTTTTTCAAAGATTTACGCAAACCCAACCCCCGCAGGCTTGACGGCATGAAGTCACATATCGCCCTTGTTCTCGCTATGGCGCTTAATGCGTGCACCCCCACATCCGGCGGGGATGTTTCCCGCCGCATGACAATTTCCGACAGCGACCTTCCACCAGTGAAAGTTTTTGCGACCGGTCGGCACGTAGGTCCGGTCCGCGCAAATAACGATCTGGCTCTCGATTTCATCGAGCTCTCTTTCAAGCTTGAGAGCGGTCGCGAACTGCCCGTGTTCACGCGGTTTGAAGGTCCCATCACGGTAACCGTGACCGGGCAGCAGCCTGCGTCACTGCAGCACGACCTGAACCGCTTGATCGGTCGCTTGCGCACAGAGGCGCGGATCAACATTTCACAGATCAGCGCGCCACGTGCCAACATTACGATCAACGCGGTTCCGCGCAGTGAAATCCGCCGCCTGCTGCCGCAAGCCGCGTGTTTCGTCGCCCCGAATGTCAGTACCCTCGACGAATACCGCAAGGCACGAAAAAGCAAACTGGCCAACTGGTCACAGCTGCGTTCCCGTGAACGTCTGGCGATTTT is drawn from Sulfitobacter sp. S223 and contains these coding sequences:
- a CDS encoding MoxR family ATPase, which translates into the protein MKFQGTADYVATDDLKIAVNAAVQLERPLLVKGEPGTGKTELARQVSSALGLRMIEWNVKSTTRAQQGLYEYDAVSRLRDSQLGEEKVHDVRNYIRKGKLWEAFEANEKVVLLIDEIDKADIEFPNDLLQELDKMEFFVYETGETIKAKIRPIVIITSNNEKELPDAFLRRCFFHYIQFPDMETLKKIVEVHHPGIKAELLTTALTQFYEIREQQGLKKKPSTSEVIDWLKLLLAEDMDAKDLKSDGTSALPKLHGALLKNEQDVHLFERLAFMARGGR